The proteins below come from a single Erythrobacter sp. SG61-1L genomic window:
- the clpB gene encoding ATP-dependent chaperone ClpB: MNLEKFTDRAKGFLQSAQTVAIRMSHQRIAPEHLLKALLEDSEGMAAQLIQRAGGNAHIATAEVDKALAKIASVSGSGAQSTPGLDNDTVRILDQAEQLASKAGDSFVPVQRIVQAMALATTTAAGQALKAANVDAKALEAAIQEVTGGRAAHSAGAEESYDAMKKYARDLTEAARAGKLDPVIGRDEEIRRTVQILARRTKNNPVLIGDPGVGKTAIVEGLALRIANGDVPDSLKDRKLMALDMGALIAGAKYRGEFEERLKAVLDEVKGAEGEIILFIDEMHTLIGAGASEGSMDAGNLLKPALARGELHCIGATTLDEYQKYVEKDAALQRRFQPVYVGEPTVEDTISILRGLKEKYELHHGVRITDGAIVASATLSNRYITNRFLPDKAIDLMDEAASRIRMEVESKPEEIEKLDRKIIQLKIEEMALSKETDTASKDRLDALREELANLEQQSSELTTRWQNERDKIAAEGKIKEELDSARLELEQAQRQGDLAKAGELSYGRIPELEKKLAEAQSQSQNALLREEVTEDDIAAVVSKWTGVPVDKMMEGEREKLLQMEQVIGKRVIGQQAAVEAVSKAVRRARAGLQDPNRPLGSFLFLGPTGVGKTELTKALAEFLFDDDSAMVRIDMSEFMEKHAVARLIGAPPGYVGYEEGGVLTEAVRRRPYQVVLFDEVEKAHPDVFNVLLQVLDDGRLTDGQGRVVDFSNTLIILTSNLGSQYLANMADGQDVSAVEPQVMEVVRAHFRPEFLNRLDEIILFHRLSQANMEPIVDIQVGRVQKLLKDRKITLDLTEAARRWLGRVGYDPVYGARPLKRAVQRYLQDPLAEKLLAGEIPDGSTVNVDEGDGALSIAVS, from the coding sequence ATGAATCTCGAAAAATTCACCGATCGCGCCAAGGGTTTCCTGCAGAGCGCACAGACCGTTGCCATCCGCATGAGCCATCAGCGGATCGCCCCCGAACATCTGCTGAAGGCCTTGCTGGAAGATAGCGAGGGTATGGCCGCGCAGCTTATCCAGCGCGCGGGCGGCAACGCGCACATCGCCACTGCCGAAGTGGACAAGGCGCTGGCCAAGATCGCTTCCGTTTCCGGCAGCGGCGCGCAGTCAACGCCGGGCCTCGACAATGATACGGTCCGTATTCTCGATCAAGCGGAACAGCTTGCATCGAAGGCGGGCGACAGCTTCGTGCCGGTGCAGCGCATCGTTCAGGCGATGGCGCTGGCCACCACTACGGCCGCCGGGCAGGCACTGAAGGCCGCGAATGTCGATGCCAAGGCGCTGGAAGCGGCGATCCAGGAAGTGACCGGCGGCCGCGCCGCGCATTCCGCGGGCGCCGAAGAAAGCTATGACGCGATGAAGAAATATGCCCGCGACCTGACCGAGGCCGCGCGCGCCGGCAAGCTTGATCCGGTGATTGGCCGTGACGAGGAAATCCGCCGCACGGTGCAGATCCTTGCGCGCCGCACCAAGAACAACCCCGTGCTGATCGGCGATCCCGGCGTCGGCAAGACGGCCATCGTCGAAGGCCTTGCCCTGCGCATCGCCAATGGCGACGTGCCGGACAGCCTGAAGGACCGCAAGCTGATGGCGCTCGACATGGGCGCGCTGATCGCGGGCGCGAAATATCGCGGCGAGTTCGAGGAACGGCTCAAGGCCGTGCTGGACGAAGTGAAGGGCGCCGAAGGCGAGATCATCCTGTTCATCGACGAGATGCACACGTTGATCGGCGCGGGCGCCTCCGAAGGCTCGATGGACGCAGGCAATCTGCTCAAGCCCGCCCTTGCGCGCGGCGAGTTGCACTGCATCGGCGCGACCACGCTCGACGAGTACCAGAAGTATGTCGAGAAGGACGCTGCCCTGCAGCGCCGTTTCCAGCCGGTCTATGTCGGGGAACCGACCGTGGAGGATACGATCAGCATCCTGCGCGGGCTGAAGGAAAAGTATGAGCTGCATCACGGCGTGCGCATCACCGATGGCGCGATCGTGGCTTCGGCGACGCTTTCCAACCGCTACATCACCAATCGCTTCCTGCCCGACAAGGCGATCGACCTGATGGACGAGGCCGCCAGCCGCATCCGCATGGAAGTGGAGAGCAAGCCTGAGGAAATCGAGAAGCTGGATCGCAAGATCATTCAGCTCAAGATCGAGGAAATGGCCCTCTCCAAGGAGACGGACACCGCTTCCAAGGATCGGCTGGATGCCCTGCGTGAAGAACTGGCCAATCTCGAACAGCAGTCGAGCGAACTGACCACGCGCTGGCAGAACGAGCGCGACAAGATCGCTGCCGAAGGCAAGATCAAGGAAGAGCTGGACTCTGCCCGGCTGGAACTGGAACAGGCTCAGCGTCAGGGCGATCTCGCCAAGGCGGGCGAGCTTTCCTACGGCCGGATTCCCGAGCTGGAAAAGAAGCTGGCCGAAGCCCAGTCCCAGTCGCAGAACGCCCTGCTGCGCGAGGAAGTGACTGAGGACGACATCGCTGCCGTAGTCAGCAAGTGGACCGGCGTGCCGGTCGACAAGATGATGGAAGGCGAGCGCGAGAAGCTGCTCCAGATGGAGCAGGTGATCGGCAAGCGGGTCATCGGCCAGCAGGCTGCGGTAGAGGCGGTGTCCAAGGCTGTGCGCCGTGCGCGTGCAGGCCTTCAGGATCCGAACCGTCCGCTGGGCAGCTTCCTGTTCCTTGGCCCCACGGGCGTCGGCAAGACCGAACTGACCAAGGCCCTGGCGGAGTTCCTGTTCGACGACGATAGCGCGATGGTTCGCATCGACATGTCGGAGTTCATGGAGAAGCACGCGGTGGCCCGCCTGATCGGCGCTCCTCCGGGCTATGTCGGCTATGAGGAAGGTGGCGTGCTGACCGAAGCGGTGCGGCGCCGGCCCTATCAGGTCGTGCTGTTCGACGAGGTCGAGAAGGCGCATCCGGACGTGTTCAACGTGCTGCTGCAGGTGCTGGACGATGGCCGCCTGACCGATGGACAGGGCCGCGTGGTGGACTTCTCCAACACGCTGATCATCCTCACCAGTAATCTGGGAAGCCAGTATCTGGCGAACATGGCTGACGGGCAGGACGTTTCGGCAGTCGAACCGCAGGTGATGGAAGTGGTGCGGGCGCATTTCCGCCCCGAATTCCTCAACCGTCTGGATGAGATCATTCTGTTCCACCGCCTGAGCCAGGCGAATATGGAACCGATCGTCGATATCCAGGTAGGCCGGGTGCAGAAGCTGCTGAAGGACCGCAAGATCACGCTCGACCTCACCGAGGCGGCGCGGCGCTGGCTGGGCCGGGTAGGCTACGATCCGGTCTACGGCGCAAGGCCGCTCAAGCGGGCAGTGCAGCGTTATCTGCAGGATCCGCTGGCGGAGAAGCTGCTGGCCGGGGAAATCCCCGACGGTTCGACTGTCAATGTGGACGAAGGCGACGGCGCGCTGAGCATCGCCGTGAGCTGA
- a CDS encoding TonB-dependent receptor, whose amino-acid sequence MKIQSRLKGAAAPLALSIMLVAQPVLAQDDDSVATVDSAEDTDAVIIVTGSRIARSQLNEPNPVVAVTAEQIERSGDVNVVDTLIRNPALLGSVGSADSAGSNTGVGLGYTGVNLLDLRNLGANRTLVLVNGKRHVAGVPESAAVDISSIPQDLIERVDVLTGGASAVYGADGVSGVVNFVLKRDFEGLNIRAQTGWTTEGDGNQTLVSVTAGKNFADDRGNIAVAYEYARQERVDTRARSYLGDNSRFYGIIRDPNDFPDDPNVPDRIPIANTGWSDSSVDGAVDLDFDGIPDYTGSGKVYDRGLILPSSGGLAIGGDNTPRAGYYGDIVPQTERHVGNVLLSYEVSPALRFFAEGKYMKAKAYSISQPSFDFYTLLQGDNYFLNDRFGDLVQGDALVSRDNFDFGQRGEYNDRETWRGVIGFEGEISDHARYEISYVYGETSADVTNTHARIADRYYAAIDAVDDGTGKAVCRIDIDGSGIVDPTEWNYGAAPETFTPGAGSGCVPLNLLGYGVASQAAIDWATRDSLSSSKVTQNVVSASISGDFGKFFELPGGPIGFAIGAEYRKETSEATYDEYYHNGWYADSAQFADSSGKFDVSEIFGELNVPIFDGAPMAETLSFGAAVRLSDYSSIGSTTAWKFDGVYAPIPDIRFRGTYSESVRAPNIGELYGAQAGGYLFIDDPCDPTNVAEGTQYRAANCQALLSGLGLTPDEIAAFSPATDAEANTSILGFSGGNPNLKAETAKTWTAGVVLRPSFIPRLAVSFDWYNIKIENAINTATAQDLAELCVDQPSLDNQFCTNIDRDPDSGFVVGWRSGPQNVAKFETAGFDAQVNYSLPVGDGLGTLYSNLTIGYLDKLNYFASIGADLDSDLGEAYKPRWTAAWDLNWEIGNVTASYSLTWWDKTRRYTTEQLAGNPDISDPKYFFYKSRVEHDIRVSADFADKFTVYGGINNLFNAKPDFSLSYPVSAYGRYAYIGVKAKLGDIF is encoded by the coding sequence GTGAAAATCCAATCCCGCCTGAAGGGTGCTGCCGCACCTCTCGCGTTGTCCATCATGCTGGTGGCACAGCCGGTTCTGGCACAGGACGACGATTCCGTCGCTACTGTCGACTCGGCCGAAGATACGGATGCCGTCATCATCGTGACCGGTTCGCGTATTGCCCGCAGCCAGCTGAACGAACCCAACCCGGTCGTCGCCGTCACGGCTGAACAGATCGAGCGTTCGGGCGACGTCAACGTCGTCGACACCCTGATCCGCAACCCTGCCCTGCTCGGCTCGGTCGGCTCGGCCGACAGCGCCGGCTCGAACACCGGCGTTGGCCTGGGCTATACCGGCGTCAACCTGCTTGACCTGCGTAACCTCGGCGCGAACCGCACGCTCGTCCTCGTCAACGGCAAGCGTCACGTCGCCGGCGTTCCCGAATCGGCTGCGGTCGACATCAGCTCGATCCCGCAGGATCTGATCGAACGCGTCGACGTTCTCACCGGCGGCGCTTCGGCCGTTTACGGTGCCGACGGCGTGTCGGGCGTGGTCAACTTCGTCCTCAAGCGTGACTTCGAAGGCCTGAACATTCGCGCTCAGACCGGCTGGACCACCGAAGGCGACGGCAACCAGACCCTCGTCTCCGTCACCGCCGGCAAGAACTTTGCCGACGATCGCGGCAATATCGCCGTGGCGTATGAATATGCTCGCCAGGAACGCGTCGATACCCGTGCGCGCAGCTACCTTGGCGACAACAGCCGCTTCTACGGCATCATCCGCGATCCCAACGACTTCCCTGACGATCCGAACGTGCCCGATCGTATTCCGATCGCCAACACCGGTTGGTCCGACAGCTCTGTCGACGGCGCGGTCGACCTCGATTTCGACGGCATTCCGGACTACACCGGCAGCGGCAAGGTCTATGACCGCGGCCTGATCCTCCCGTCTTCCGGCGGCCTTGCGATCGGCGGCGATAACACGCCGCGCGCCGGCTATTACGGCGACATCGTGCCGCAGACCGAGCGCCACGTTGGCAACGTGCTGCTCAGCTACGAGGTTTCGCCTGCTCTGCGCTTCTTCGCGGAAGGCAAGTACATGAAGGCGAAGGCTTACTCGATCAGCCAGCCGAGCTTCGACTTCTACACCCTGCTGCAGGGCGACAACTACTTCCTGAACGACCGCTTCGGCGATCTGGTTCAGGGCGACGCTCTGGTCAGCCGCGACAATTTCGATTTCGGTCAGCGCGGCGAATATAACGATCGTGAAACCTGGCGCGGCGTTATCGGTTTCGAAGGCGAGATCTCCGATCACGCCCGGTACGAAATCTCGTACGTCTACGGCGAAACCTCGGCGGACGTGACCAACACCCACGCCCGTATCGCCGACCGCTATTATGCTGCGATCGACGCTGTCGACGATGGCACCGGCAAGGCCGTCTGCCGCATCGACATCGACGGCAGCGGCATCGTCGACCCTACCGAGTGGAACTACGGCGCTGCGCCCGAAACCTTCACTCCGGGCGCCGGCAGCGGCTGTGTTCCGCTCAATCTCCTGGGCTATGGCGTCGCTTCGCAGGCCGCCATCGACTGGGCGACCCGCGATTCGCTCTCCAGCTCCAAGGTTACTCAGAACGTCGTTTCGGCTTCGATCAGCGGCGACTTCGGCAAGTTCTTCGAACTGCCGGGCGGTCCGATCGGCTTCGCCATCGGCGCTGAATATCGCAAGGAAACCAGCGAAGCGACCTATGACGAATACTACCACAATGGGTGGTATGCGGACAGCGCGCAGTTTGCTGACTCGAGCGGCAAGTTCGACGTTTCGGAAATCTTCGGCGAATTGAACGTTCCGATTTTCGACGGCGCTCCGATGGCTGAAACGCTCTCCTTCGGTGCAGCAGTTCGTCTGTCCGATTATTCGAGCATCGGCAGCACCACGGCGTGGAAGTTCGACGGCGTCTACGCTCCGATCCCGGATATCCGCTTCCGCGGCACCTATTCGGAATCGGTCCGCGCACCGAACATCGGCGAACTGTATGGCGCCCAGGCTGGCGGCTACCTGTTCATCGACGATCCGTGCGATCCCACCAACGTCGCCGAAGGCACGCAGTATCGCGCTGCGAACTGTCAGGCGCTGCTCAGCGGCCTGGGCCTCACCCCCGACGAGATTGCTGCGTTCAGCCCGGCCACCGATGCCGAAGCGAACACCAGCATTCTCGGCTTCTCGGGTGGCAACCCCAATCTGAAGGCCGAAACCGCCAAGACCTGGACTGCCGGCGTTGTGCTGCGGCCCTCGTTCATTCCGCGTCTGGCCGTCAGCTTCGACTGGTACAACATCAAGATCGAGAACGCGATCAACACCGCCACGGCCCAGGATCTGGCCGAGCTGTGCGTTGACCAGCCCTCGCTGGACAACCAGTTCTGCACCAACATCGATCGCGATCCCGACTCGGGCTTCGTCGTCGGCTGGCGCTCTGGTCCGCAGAATGTTGCCAAGTTCGAAACCGCAGGTTTCGACGCTCAGGTGAACTACTCGCTCCCGGTGGGCGATGGCCTCGGCACACTCTATTCGAACCTGACGATCGGCTATCTCGACAAGCTGAACTACTTCGCATCGATCGGGGCCGACCTCGACAGCGATCTGGGCGAGGCCTACAAGCCGCGCTGGACTGCTGCCTGGGATCTCAACTGGGAAATCGGCAACGTGACTGCCAGCTACTCGCTCACCTGGTGGGACAAGACCCGCCGGTACACGACCGAGCAGCTCGCGGGTAACCCCGACATCAGCGATCCGAAGTACTTCTTCTACAAGTCCCGCGTCGAGCACGACATCCGCGTCTCGGCCGACTTCGCAGACAAGTTCACCGTCTATGGCGGTATCAACAACCTGTTCAACGCGAAGCCGGACTTCTCGCTCAGCTACCCGGTCTCTGCCTATGGCCGCTATGCCTATATCGGCGTGAAGGCGAAGCTCGGCGACATCTTCTGA
- a CDS encoding SDR family NAD(P)-dependent oxidoreductase, which translates to MKIDNTVSAVITGGASGLGEATARALAARGAKVALFDLQQEKGESVAAEIGGIFCQVDVTSDESVDAGFAKARAAHGQERILVNCAGIGTIGKTTRRDRETGAISHFPIAAFAKTLEVNTVGTFRCIAKAAAGMMTLEPLVDNERGAIVNTASVAAVDGQMGQAAYSASKGGIVGMTLPIARDLMSEGIRVNTILPGIFRTPLLAGLPEAAQESLAAQVPFPKRLGHPEEYAALVMTMIEIGYFNGEHVRLDGAIRMQPK; encoded by the coding sequence TTGAAGATCGACAACACCGTTTCCGCCGTCATTACTGGTGGCGCTTCCGGCCTGGGCGAGGCGACCGCTCGTGCGCTGGCCGCGCGTGGGGCCAAGGTTGCGCTTTTCGACCTGCAGCAGGAAAAGGGCGAATCTGTCGCCGCCGAAATCGGCGGCATCTTTTGCCAGGTGGATGTCACTTCCGACGAGTCCGTCGATGCCGGTTTCGCCAAGGCTCGTGCAGCCCATGGGCAGGAACGGATTTTGGTGAATTGCGCCGGTATCGGCACCATCGGCAAGACGACTCGGCGCGACCGCGAAACGGGTGCGATCTCGCACTTTCCGATAGCCGCCTTTGCCAAGACGCTGGAAGTGAACACGGTCGGCACCTTCCGCTGCATCGCCAAGGCTGCTGCGGGCATGATGACGCTGGAGCCGCTGGTGGACAATGAGCGCGGGGCTATCGTCAACACTGCATCTGTTGCTGCCGTCGATGGCCAGATGGGGCAGGCTGCCTATTCTGCTTCCAAGGGCGGCATCGTGGGCATGACGCTGCCCATCGCGCGTGACCTGATGAGCGAGGGCATCCGCGTAAACACGATCCTGCCGGGCATCTTCCGTACACCGCTGCTGGCAGGCCTGCCGGAAGCAGCGCAGGAATCGCTTGCCGCTCAGGTGCCGTTCCCGAAGCGGCTCGGCCATCCTGAAGAATATGCTGCGCTGGTGATGACCATGATCGAGATCGGCTATTTCAACGGCGAGCATGTCCGTCTCGACGGTGCGATCCGAATGCAGCCGAAGTAA
- a CDS encoding TetR family transcriptional regulator: MAAAPDTTSEAREQLLATASAIMRETDTVDISLAQLSRRSGLNSALVKYYFGNKAGLMKSLLDRDMTSILASVDALLASEHDPETKLRRHISAVVDRFYDVPYIQRLLMRLIRESEAVEAQRIANTYLSPIYSAYDQLIGEGVEAGVFREVDPQLFYFSVTGSVDRFFAARLFMRYCFGEDALSEELRDRYRAHLIDFIMAGLLRNG, from the coding sequence ATGGCGGCAGCACCGGACACTACGTCTGAAGCGCGGGAGCAATTGCTTGCTACCGCGTCTGCCATCATGCGCGAGACCGATACGGTCGACATTTCGCTGGCCCAGCTCAGTCGTCGCTCGGGGCTCAACTCGGCGCTGGTGAAATATTATTTCGGCAACAAGGCGGGGCTGATGAAATCCCTGCTGGACCGGGATATGACCAGCATTCTGGCCTCGGTCGATGCCTTGCTGGCGTCGGAACACGATCCGGAGACGAAGCTGCGCCGCCACATTTCCGCGGTGGTGGACCGTTTTTACGATGTCCCCTACATCCAGCGTCTGCTGATGCGGCTTATCCGCGAAAGCGAAGCAGTGGAGGCACAGCGGATCGCGAACACCTATCTTAGCCCGATCTATTCCGCGTACGATCAACTGATCGGTGAAGGCGTGGAAGCCGGGGTGTTTCGCGAGGTTGACCCACAACTCTTCTATTTCAGCGTGACCGGCTCGGTTGACCGGTTTTTCGCAGCGCGGCTGTTCATGCGTTATTGCTTCGGAGAAGATGCCTTGTCCGAGGAATTGCGCGACCGCTACCGCGCGCATCTGATAGATTTCATCATGGCAGGATTGCTGAGGAACGGATGA
- the mtnP gene encoding S-methyl-5'-thioadenosine phosphorylase, with translation MTASWHIGVIGGTGLYDAEVVEEAQQITVRSSFGEPSGPVTTGRIGDVRFTFLARHGAGHRMSPGTVNYRANIDVLKRCGVTDILSISAIGSLREEFAPGGFVVVDQMIDRTLGRDRSFFGEGLVAHVSLADPTCPRLSGFVGDAAEKAGAIVHRGGCYAAIEGPQFSTRAESHMYRAWGADVIGMTALPEARLAREAELPYALLAMVTDYDCWRESGEAVDVEEVLRVMHDNAGKARAALTALAGLLPKERSSSPIDTALEGAIVTSPEKRDQALVARLDAVAGRVLGRAVPAQKR, from the coding sequence ATGACTGCAAGCTGGCATATCGGCGTGATCGGCGGAACCGGTCTCTATGATGCAGAGGTTGTGGAGGAAGCTCAGCAGATCACGGTGCGCAGCAGCTTCGGCGAACCGTCCGGCCCGGTAACTACCGGGCGCATTGGCGATGTGCGCTTCACCTTTCTGGCCCGCCACGGTGCCGGGCACCGCATGTCTCCGGGAACGGTGAATTACCGCGCCAATATCGATGTTCTGAAGCGTTGCGGCGTGACCGACATCCTGTCCATCTCGGCCATCGGTTCGCTGCGCGAGGAATTCGCACCGGGCGGGTTCGTGGTGGTCGACCAGATGATCGACCGCACTCTGGGCCGGGACCGGAGCTTCTTCGGGGAAGGGCTGGTCGCCCATGTCAGCCTCGCCGATCCCACTTGCCCTCGCCTTTCCGGCTTTGTCGGCGATGCAGCGGAAAAGGCCGGGGCGATCGTGCATCGCGGCGGCTGTTATGCGGCAATCGAGGGGCCGCAGTTTTCGACTAGAGCGGAAAGCCACATGTACCGCGCTTGGGGCGCGGATGTGATCGGCATGACGGCCCTGCCGGAAGCCCGCCTCGCGCGGGAGGCGGAATTGCCTTACGCCCTGCTGGCAATGGTCACCGATTACGATTGCTGGCGGGAAAGCGGCGAAGCGGTGGACGTTGAAGAAGTGCTGCGGGTGATGCACGACAATGCGGGAAAGGCGCGTGCTGCCCTGACTGCGCTGGCAGGCCTGTTGCCCAAGGAACGCAGCTCCAGCCCGATCGACACGGCGCTCGAAGGCGCGATCGTCACTTCCCCGGAAAAGCGGGATCAGGCACTTGTCGCCCGGCTGGACGCCGTGGCCGGTCGCGTGCTTGGCCGGGCAGTGCCGGCACAAAAACGATAA
- a CDS encoding MarR family winged helix-turn-helix transcriptional regulator, with protein sequence MDVKSPLSDFLPYMLSVTSNAVSGRIALEYRSRFGLKVPEWRVMAVLGDAGALTQRELTAMTLMDKVAVNRACKELEERGLVWRQPNTKDGRSHLLELTEEGRRMYGEIMPLALEMERRLLSRFTAEEIAGFKGLLVRLKQEVRDLHAEGIDSGNYD encoded by the coding sequence ATGGACGTTAAATCGCCCCTCTCCGATTTTTTGCCCTACATGCTTTCGGTCACGTCGAATGCCGTAAGCGGGCGCATTGCGCTCGAATATCGGAGCCGCTTCGGCCTCAAGGTGCCGGAGTGGCGAGTAATGGCGGTGCTGGGCGATGCCGGTGCGCTGACTCAGCGCGAGCTGACGGCGATGACCCTGATGGACAAGGTCGCCGTCAACCGCGCCTGCAAGGAACTGGAGGAACGTGGCCTCGTATGGCGCCAGCCCAATACCAAGGACGGGCGTTCGCACCTGCTTGAACTCACCGAAGAAGGTCGGCGGATGTATGGTGAGATCATGCCGCTCGCACTGGAGATGGAACGGCGGCTGCTATCCAGATTCACTGCCGAGGAGATTGCAGGCTTCAAGGGACTGCTTGTGCGTCTCAAACAGGAGGTGCGCGATCTGCACGCTGAAGGTATCGACAGCGGCAATTACGACTGA
- a CDS encoding type II secretion system F family protein has translation MIGTPPGPTLLGVDVLAVGSILAGVAALAAMMAVYAAVTVRDPMVRRVKTLNARREELKAGIVTATAKKRQSLVRKTETTDRMKDALTGMKVLQDSQVKQIQQKLAQAGYRNKEWAVAVIFARMVLPIVLGVIAVILVYWSNTFPEWSSFKRFMAFAAAIIAGYKAPDLFLKNKITKRSQAMRKGLPDALDLLVICAEAGLTVDAAFARVAKELGRAYPELGDEFMLASIELSFLTERRMAFENLAYRVDLDSIRGVVTTMIQTERYGTPLASSLRVLSAEFRNERMMRAEEKAARLPAIMTVPLILFILPVLFIVILGPAACAIGDTFANRPGGG, from the coding sequence ATGATCGGCACACCTCCCGGCCCCACGCTCCTCGGCGTCGACGTCCTTGCCGTCGGCTCCATTCTGGCGGGCGTCGCCGCACTGGCCGCAATGATGGCCGTCTATGCCGCCGTTACCGTGCGCGATCCGATGGTTCGCCGCGTGAAGACGCTCAACGCCCGGCGCGAGGAACTGAAGGCCGGCATCGTCACCGCCACTGCCAAGAAGCGCCAGAGCCTGGTCCGCAAGACCGAGACGACCGACCGCATGAAGGACGCCCTGACGGGAATGAAGGTTCTTCAGGACAGTCAGGTCAAGCAGATCCAGCAGAAGCTGGCGCAGGCCGGTTACCGCAACAAGGAATGGGCCGTCGCGGTGATCTTTGCCCGCATGGTCCTGCCCATCGTACTGGGTGTGATTGCGGTGATTCTCGTTTACTGGAGCAACACCTTCCCGGAATGGAGCAGCTTCAAGCGCTTCATGGCCTTCGCGGCCGCGATCATCGCCGGCTACAAGGCGCCTGACCTGTTCCTCAAGAACAAGATCACCAAGCGCTCCCAGGCCATGCGCAAGGGTCTGCCCGATGCGCTGGACCTTCTGGTCATCTGCGCCGAGGCCGGCCTGACCGTGGACGCCGCCTTCGCCCGCGTGGCCAAGGAACTGGGCCGCGCCTATCCCGAACTGGGCGACGAGTTCATGCTCGCGTCCATCGAACTGTCCTTCCTTACCGAACGAAGGATGGCATTCGAGAATCTCGCCTATCGCGTCGATCTGGACTCCATCCGCGGCGTGGTGACCACCATGATCCAGACGGAGCGCTACGGTACGCCGCTGGCATCCTCGCTGCGCGTCCTGTCCGCCGAGTTCCGCAATGAGCGCATGATGCGAGCGGAAGAGAAGGCAGCGAGATTGCCCGCGATCATGACGGTTCCGCTGATCCTGTTCATTCTGCCGGTGTTGTTCATCGTGATCCTCGGCCCAGCGGCCTGTGCCATCGGCGACACCTTCGCCAACCGGCCTGGCGGCGGCTGA
- a CDS encoding type II secretion system F family protein: MNILQIGLFVFAITSVLGLIYAAFAGPSAAKESARRLQSVRYRHSESTVDKVESQLKKAIAARKPKMHRIAGSSSRIEALALRLHRSGKNWSVTQYVYASIGLALALAVIVYLKSGALLLSLAVGVLIGASVPHMAVNYFIKKRTNSFNTKFPDALELLVRGLRSGLPVTETLSVVASEIPGPVGEEFRAIVDRIKVGRSMEEALQVTADRLGTPEFQFFCITLAIQRETGGNLAETLSNLSDVLRKRAQMKLKIRAMSSESKASAYIVGALPFLVFGMIYWVNPDYLNDFFVDERLMVAGIGGFVWMGIGAFIMAKMVSFEI; encoded by the coding sequence ATGAACATTCTCCAGATCGGGCTGTTCGTGTTCGCCATCACCAGCGTTCTGGGGTTGATCTACGCTGCCTTTGCCGGCCCCTCGGCTGCGAAGGAGAGCGCCCGGCGCCTCCAGTCAGTGCGCTATCGTCATTCGGAAAGCACGGTCGACAAGGTCGAATCCCAGCTCAAGAAGGCAATCGCCGCGCGCAAGCCCAAGATGCATCGCATCGCCGGCTCCAGCTCGCGTATCGAGGCCCTTGCACTGCGCCTGCATCGTAGCGGCAAGAACTGGTCGGTCACGCAATATGTCTACGCCTCGATCGGCCTTGCGCTGGCTCTGGCGGTAATTGTCTATCTCAAGTCGGGCGCGCTGCTGCTCTCGCTGGCCGTGGGCGTGCTGATCGGAGCCAGCGTGCCGCATATGGCAGTGAACTACTTCATCAAGAAGCGCACCAACTCGTTCAATACCAAGTTCCCGGACGCGCTCGAACTGCTGGTGCGCGGCCTGCGCTCCGGCCTTCCGGTGACGGAGACCTTGTCGGTTGTCGCAAGCGAAATCCCCGGCCCGGTAGGTGAGGAATTCCGCGCGATCGTAGACCGAATCAAGGTCGGTCGCTCGATGGAAGAAGCGCTTCAGGTCACGGCCGACCGCCTCGGAACTCCTGAATTCCAGTTCTTCTGCATCACCCTTGCGATCCAGCGCGAGACGGGCGGCAACCTTGCCGAGACACTCTCCAACCTGTCCGACGTTCTCAGGAAGCGTGCGCAGATGAAGCTGAAAATCAGGGCGATGAGCTCTGAATCCAAGGCCTCGGCCTATATCGTCGGCGCCCTGCCCTTCCTGGTCTTCGGCATGATCTACTGGGTCAACCCGGACTATCTGAACGACTTCTTCGTCGATGAGCGACTGATGGTCGCAGGCATTGGCGGCTTCGTCTGGATGGGCATCGGCGCGTTCATCATGGCCAAGATGGTCAGCTTCGAAATCTGA